In Fortiea contorta PCC 7126, one genomic interval encodes:
- the hepA gene encoding heterocyst formation ABC transporter subunit HepA, giving the protein MHLNFYELLKNLVKATSFWQDKYLILREFKHFRKIAVLAVIFSFLAATFEGVSIGFLLSFLQSLTSPNAEPMQTGIEWFDIHILGIKTSAISRLYRVSLLILFSTWMRATFNYFGTVYTEISQQHLSDRLRKQIFEKLQSLPLSYFAKIRSGELINTITTEIERIKQGFSAGAFLLTRGMTTLVYLISMFMLSWQLTLVSVMLFSLLGVGLSNLNARVRESSFGLSIANGNFTSTAIEFINGIRTVNAFGTQEFERRRYYQASDAVVSTSTKVIYIWTLVRPIAEGVATTVLVGMIILSFTIFVGKGGLEVASLLTFFFVLFRLVPFVQDINSTRSFISTLQGSAENIKKLLITDENSYFQNGKIKFLGLKNSVNLVSVDFGYDTSNLVLHNITLTIEKGKTTALVGGSGAGKTTLADLIPRFYDVTEGNIYIDEIDVKKFDINSLRRNIAVVSQDTFIFNTSVAENIAYGTPEASVREIHEAARLANALEFILEMPEGFDTQLGERGVRLSGGQRQRIAIARALLRNPEILILDEATSALDSVTERLIQESLEQIAVGRTVIAIAHRLSTIIKADKVVVLEQGRIVEQGKYQELLQLRGKFWEYHQMQNQLGQAN; this is encoded by the coding sequence ATGCATTTGAACTTTTATGAATTACTAAAAAACCTAGTGAAGGCGACTAGCTTTTGGCAAGACAAGTATTTAATATTACGAGAATTTAAGCATTTTCGGAAAATTGCTGTTTTGGCAGTGATTTTTTCTTTTTTAGCTGCGACTTTTGAGGGTGTGAGTATTGGTTTTTTGTTGTCTTTTTTGCAAAGCTTGACCAGTCCTAATGCTGAACCGATGCAGACGGGTATTGAATGGTTTGATATCCATATTTTGGGGATTAAAACATCGGCAATTAGTCGGTTATATCGCGTATCACTGCTAATTTTATTTAGTACTTGGATGCGAGCAACTTTCAATTATTTTGGGACAGTGTATACGGAAATATCTCAACAACATTTGAGCGATCGCCTGCGGAAACAAATTTTTGAAAAGTTACAATCTCTACCATTAAGCTACTTTGCTAAAATTCGTTCTGGCGAATTGATTAATACTATTACCACAGAAATTGAAAGAATTAAACAGGGTTTTAGTGCGGGAGCATTTTTGTTGACTAGAGGAATGACAACTCTTGTCTATTTAATTTCTATGTTTATGCTTTCTTGGCAACTGACTTTGGTGTCAGTCATGTTATTTTCCCTTTTAGGTGTGGGACTATCAAATCTCAATGCGAGAGTACGAGAATCTAGCTTTGGTCTATCAATTGCTAACGGTAATTTTACCTCAACAGCCATAGAATTTATTAATGGAATTAGGACTGTAAATGCTTTCGGTACTCAAGAATTTGAACGGCGGCGCTATTACCAAGCTAGCGATGCAGTGGTGAGCACTTCCACAAAAGTGATATATATTTGGACATTGGTAAGACCAATTGCCGAAGGTGTGGCTACTACAGTTTTGGTAGGGATGATTATTTTATCATTCACTATCTTTGTTGGTAAGGGAGGACTAGAAGTTGCTTCTTTATTAACCTTTTTCTTTGTGTTATTTCGCCTTGTACCCTTTGTGCAAGATATTAATAGCACTAGGTCATTTATTAGCACTCTGCAAGGCTCGGCTGAGAATATCAAAAAGCTTTTAATAACTGATGAAAACAGTTATTTCCAAAATGGAAAAATTAAGTTTTTGGGTTTAAAAAATTCAGTAAATTTAGTCTCTGTTGATTTTGGTTATGATACCAGTAATCTAGTTTTGCATAACATTACATTAACCATCGAAAAAGGCAAAACAACCGCACTAGTGGGAGGTTCTGGCGCTGGGAAAACAACTTTAGCTGATTTAATTCCCCGCTTTTATGATGTGACAGAAGGTAATATTTATATTGATGAAATTGATGTCAAAAAATTTGACATTAATTCGCTCCGCCGCAACATAGCTGTAGTGAGTCAAGATACATTTATTTTCAATACTTCTGTTGCTGAAAATATTGCTTATGGTACACCAGAAGCCAGTGTCAGAGAAATTCATGAAGCTGCGAGACTAGCGAATGCACTGGAATTTATTTTAGAAATGCCTGAAGGTTTTGACACACAATTAGGAGAGAGGGGTGTGAGACTATCAGGAGGACAAAGACAGCGGATTGCGATCGCCCGCGCTTTGTTGCGGAACCCAGAAATTTTGATTTTAGATGAAGCTACCAGCGCCTTAGATTCGGTGACAGAGCGCTTAATTCAAGAGTCTTTAGAACAGATTGCTGTCGGGAGAACCGTAATTGCGATCGCCCACCGACTTTCCACAATTATCAAAGCCGATAAAGTTGTGGTGCTCGAACAGGGACGGATAGTAGAGCAAGGTAAATATCAAGAATTGCTGCAGCTACGCGGTAAATTTTGGGAATATCACCAGATGCAAAATCAATTAGGTCAAGCAAATTAG
- a CDS encoding glycosyltransferase family 4 protein: MSYTVVDQKMIHHCSAVNLSGGGGIETYIAALVNSQIPGVSNQTITNLKNVEQHQFKLLHVHDLNMLADIREECPTIFTLHNHSSYCPSGTKYLGAQQKICARSMHFLGCAWGHLVDGCGSRQPQKILQDWWNADTPLQVFKNLIIPIIANSDYVRQQIINMGISPARVVTLRCGVQEPVGNFAPLSREIHQSQRILFAGRIVPYKGVELLIKAMLKTDHQVHLDIAGDGWDQPRMEKLAQQMGLSDRITWHGWCSGEKLEALYQQCFAVVFPSLWPEPAGLVTLEAYGRYRPIIATAVGGIPEHVQDSETGILVTPNHTQQLAEAINQLAHNYQKSRLMGEKGQAWFQQEFTIDVHRQRLENIYEKTIAEFHK, translated from the coding sequence ATGAGTTATACAGTAGTTGACCAAAAAATGATTCATCACTGCTCCGCTGTTAATCTTAGTGGGGGTGGCGGTATTGAAACTTATATTGCTGCTTTGGTAAATTCTCAGATTCCTGGGGTGAGTAATCAAACTATTACCAACCTCAAAAATGTTGAACAGCATCAGTTTAAATTGCTGCATGTTCATGATTTGAATATGTTAGCGGATATTCGAGAAGAATGCCCGACAATATTCACTCTGCATAATCATTCTAGCTACTGTCCTAGTGGTACAAAATATCTAGGCGCGCAGCAAAAAATCTGCGCTCGCTCGATGCATTTTTTAGGTTGTGCTTGGGGACATTTAGTCGATGGTTGTGGTAGTCGTCAGCCACAAAAAATCCTACAAGATTGGTGGAATGCTGACACTCCTTTGCAAGTATTTAAAAACCTGATAATTCCCATAATTGCTAACAGTGATTATGTTCGTCAGCAAATTATAAATATGGGAATATCTCCCGCAAGAGTGGTAACACTGCGCTGTGGAGTTCAAGAACCTGTAGGTAATTTTGCTCCTTTGAGTCGAGAAATACATCAATCGCAACGCATTTTATTTGCTGGTCGGATTGTCCCTTATAAAGGGGTGGAATTGTTAATTAAAGCAATGCTAAAAACTGACCACCAAGTCCATCTTGATATCGCTGGTGATGGTTGGGATCAGCCGAGAATGGAAAAATTAGCTCAACAGATGGGATTAAGCGATCGCATTACATGGCATGGTTGGTGTAGTGGTGAAAAATTAGAAGCACTTTATCAACAATGCTTTGCGGTAGTTTTTCCTAGTCTCTGGCCTGAACCTGCGGGGCTGGTAACTCTCGAAGCTTATGGGCGTTATCGACCGATAATTGCAACTGCAGTTGGCGGAATTCCTGAACATGTACAAGATAGCGAAACAGGAATTCTGGTGACACCAAATCATACACAACAGTTAGCTGAAGCCATCAATCAACTCGCCCATAACTATCAAAAAAGCCGACTCATGGGCGAAAAAGGTCAGGCTTGGTTTCAGCAAGAATTTACTATTGATGTTCACAGACAACGGCTAGAAAATATTTACGAAAAAACTATTGCTGAGTTTCACAAATGA
- a CDS encoding glycosyltransferase family 2 protein, which yields MNNQIPKIVVITPVKNEAWILERFLSVTSQFADYIIIADQNSTDESQAICKNYPQVILIENKSEKFNEADRQLLLIKTARELISEHKIILALDADEILAANAMKTQSWRTMLTAKPGTILYFEKPDLFDTTHQCIRTGILTPLGYVDDGAPHQPKSIHSVRIPTPEYARKLHIHDIKILHYGLTRLDAHAAKLRMYSVIENVLGVGNAIGRRSRYPAKPNYLQLGAVENAPHEWFFDWEQQGIDMHTIIKQKYYPYDLEILHYFHKYGVNRFITEDIWNFDWEACRQYAKSQGMSNIPDEKIPQTSKFLQMANKLTTKLYSHTRTLLN from the coding sequence ATGAATAATCAAATCCCCAAAATTGTTGTTATTACTCCTGTTAAAAACGAAGCCTGGATTTTAGAAAGGTTTTTATCTGTTACCAGTCAATTTGCTGATTACATCATCATCGCCGATCAAAATTCCACTGATGAAAGTCAGGCTATTTGTAAAAATTATCCTCAAGTGATTCTGATTGAAAATAAATCTGAGAAATTTAACGAAGCCGATCGACAATTATTATTAATAAAAACTGCTAGAGAATTAATATCTGAACACAAAATTATCCTGGCTTTAGATGCTGATGAAATTCTCGCTGCTAACGCCATGAAAACCCAAAGTTGGCGAACCATGCTCACAGCCAAACCAGGGACCATTTTATATTTTGAAAAGCCAGATTTATTTGACACCACCCATCAATGTATTAGGACTGGAATTCTTACGCCTCTTGGCTATGTTGATGATGGCGCTCCTCATCAACCAAAATCTATCCATAGTGTGAGAATTCCTACGCCTGAATATGCTAGAAAACTGCATATCCATGATATAAAAATTCTGCATTATGGTTTAACTCGCTTGGATGCTCACGCTGCTAAACTACGAATGTATAGCGTGATTGAAAATGTTTTGGGCGTGGGAAATGCAATTGGTAGGCGTTCTCGCTATCCAGCAAAACCAAATTATTTACAGCTTGGTGCTGTAGAAAATGCTCCTCATGAATGGTTTTTTGATTGGGAGCAACAAGGAATTGATATGCATACAATTATCAAGCAAAAATATTATCCTTATGATTTGGAAATTCTCCATTATTTTCATAAATATGGTGTGAATCGCTTTATAACTGAAGATATTTGGAATTTTGATTGGGAAGCTTGTCGCCAATATGCTAAATCCCAGGGAATGAGCAATATACCTGATGAGAAAATTCCCCAGACATCTAAATTTTTGCAGATGGCAAATAAGCTGACAACTAAATTATATAGTCACACTAGAACGTTGTTGAATTAA
- a CDS encoding IS4 family transposase, whose translation MLAILYQKHLKSQLSLAEYLLLKILIHLLQSIKEVTLEKLANALPLGIKFESRRKRIQRFLSLPNLTIEKVWLPIIQELIANYFQNEKIIYIAIDRTNWSRINLLMVSVIWDKRAIPIYFSLLPKLGSSNLTEQQKILSPVIAILKDYKICVLGDREFCSVKLAKYLQSKDVYFCLRLKKNEFVEIKQDMFMELSSLGLTPGVSFFIKGVKVTKTQGFISFNVAGKWQRKINGVAPKEAWFILTNFDTLESAIAAYKKRFDIEEMFRDFKTGGYNLENTNVQGERFISLVLLIAIAYTSATINGQLIKRKGIQKYIARIKERSRSQRRHSSFYIGLYGQTWVHFKDSCIDLVTQLMRINRNKWKHYQQGLRAMKLIESIL comes from the coding sequence ATGTTAGCTATATTGTACCAAAAGCACTTAAAAAGTCAATTGAGTTTAGCAGAATATCTGTTGCTAAAAATTTTGATACATCTGTTGCAGTCAATCAAAGAAGTAACTTTAGAAAAATTAGCGAATGCGCTACCTTTGGGAATTAAATTTGAAAGCAGAAGAAAAAGAATACAAAGATTTTTATCATTACCAAATCTCACAATTGAAAAAGTTTGGTTGCCAATTATTCAAGAACTAATAGCAAACTACTTCCAGAATGAAAAAATTATTTATATAGCAATTGATAGGACTAATTGGAGTCGGATAAACTTATTAATGGTCAGCGTGATTTGGGATAAAAGAGCCATACCAATATATTTTAGTTTGCTGCCCAAATTAGGTAGTAGTAATCTCACGGAACAGCAGAAAATATTATCGCCAGTTATAGCAATATTGAAAGATTATAAAATCTGTGTGTTGGGGGATAGAGAATTTTGCTCGGTAAAACTAGCAAAGTACCTTCAGAGCAAGGATGTATATTTTTGTTTGCGATTGAAAAAGAATGAATTTGTAGAAATTAAACAAGATATGTTTATGGAGTTAAGCAGTTTAGGATTAACTCCTGGAGTATCTTTTTTTATCAAGGGAGTTAAGGTAACAAAGACTCAGGGTTTTATCAGTTTTAATGTGGCTGGTAAGTGGCAACGTAAAATTAACGGAGTAGCACCCAAAGAAGCATGGTTTATTTTAACAAATTTTGACACCCTAGAGTCAGCAATTGCTGCTTACAAAAAGCGATTTGATATTGAAGAAATGTTTAGAGATTTCAAAACAGGTGGCTATAACTTAGAAAACACTAATGTTCAAGGTGAACGTTTTATTTCTCTAGTTTTGTTGATAGCGATCGCTTACACCTCTGCAACAATTAATGGTCAACTTATTAAACGCAAAGGAATCCAAAAATATATAGCTCGGATTAAAGAAAGGAGTCGTTCTCAACGGAGACACAGTAGTTTTTATATCGGCTTATATGGTCAAACATGGGTACATTTCAAGGATAGCTGTATTGATTTAGTCACACAATTAATGAGAATTAATCGTAATAAGTGGAAGCATTATCAACAAGGTTTAAGAGCCATGAAGCTTATTGAATCTATATTGTAG
- a CDS encoding glycosyltransferase family 4 protein has translation MKLCIVTHRIKKGDGQGRVNYEVVKEVIRRGHQLTLLATEVAPEVTECPLVSWVKISTENLPLELMRNFVFAKKSANWLHKNRADIDFLKVNGAITTTCADVNAVHFVHSSWLRSPAHISRTRRDIYGFYQWLYTALNAYWEKYAFQKARVVVAVSEKVAQELVNIGVQRDRIRVIVNGVDLVEFSPGISDRQKLGLPADVTLALFAGDIRTSRKNLDTVLQALVQVPDLHLAVVGGITDSPFPKLAASLGLSDRVHFLGYRRDIAEIMRSADVFVFPSRYEACTLVLLEALASGLPVITATTTGGAELVTPECGLVLPNSDDIAALADAMKLIVTDYTLRQTMAKAARAIAEQHSWATMAQTYVDIFEELNEHEEHSSNTHLSPSAGSVTLPFGAAGAN, from the coding sequence ATGAAACTCTGTATAGTAACCCATAGAATTAAAAAAGGTGATGGACAAGGAAGAGTAAACTACGAAGTTGTGAAAGAAGTAATTCGCCGAGGACATCAACTAACATTATTAGCCACTGAAGTAGCCCCAGAAGTTACAGAGTGTCCGCTAGTTAGTTGGGTGAAAATTTCCACAGAAAATCTTCCCTTGGAACTGATGCGGAATTTTGTTTTCGCTAAAAAAAGCGCAAATTGGTTACACAAAAACCGTGCTGATATTGATTTTCTTAAAGTCAATGGTGCAATTACTACGACTTGTGCAGATGTCAATGCAGTGCATTTTGTCCACAGTTCATGGTTGCGATCGCCTGCTCACATTTCCCGTACCCGGCGCGATATTTATGGTTTTTACCAATGGCTGTATACAGCATTAAACGCCTACTGGGAAAAATACGCTTTTCAAAAAGCGCGAGTTGTGGTAGCAGTATCAGAAAAAGTCGCCCAGGAACTAGTTAATATCGGCGTTCAGCGCGATCGCATTCGCGTGATTGTCAACGGCGTAGACTTGGTAGAATTTTCACCGGGAATTAGCGATCGCCAAAAATTAGGTCTACCCGCAGATGTAACTTTAGCACTTTTTGCTGGCGACATCCGTACATCCCGGAAGAATTTAGATACAGTTCTCCAAGCTTTGGTACAAGTTCCCGATTTACATCTGGCGGTTGTCGGTGGGATTACAGATAGCCCTTTTCCAAAGTTAGCAGCCTCTTTAGGATTAAGCGATCGCGTGCATTTTCTCGGTTATCGACGCGATATCGCCGAGATTATGCGGAGTGCAGATGTATTCGTTTTTCCTTCTCGTTACGAAGCCTGCACTTTGGTATTATTAGAAGCTCTCGCCTCTGGATTACCCGTAATTACCGCCACCACCACTGGGGGTGCAGAATTAGTCACACCTGAGTGTGGATTGGTTTTGCCCAATTCTGATGATATTGCGGCTCTAGCAGACGCCATGAAATTGATAGTGACTGATTATACTTTAAGACAAACAATGGCCAAAGCAGCCAGAGCGATCGCTGAACAACACAGCTGGGCGACTATGGCGCAAACCTATGTAGATATCTTTGAAGAGTTAAACGAGCATGAAGAACACAGTTCTAATACCCACCTATCGCCGTCCGCAGGATCTGTCACGCTGCCTTTTGGCGCTGCAGGTGCAAACTAA
- a CDS encoding glycosyltransferase has protein sequence MKNTVLIPTYRRPQDLSRCLLALQVQTKPVDQIIVVIRDTDKETWQFLAEFPAHNLPIQTLTVTSPGVVAALNTGLAAVTGDIVSITDDDAAPHPDWIEKLNTHFMADSCIGAVGGRDWVHQNNKLEDGSQAIVGKLQWFGRVIGNHHLGVGQAREVDVLKGVNMSFRQIAIKQMHFDQRMRGTGAQVHFEMAFTLALKRVGWKIIYDPQVAVNHYPAQRFDEDQRHNFNEIAFINLVHNETLALLNYLSPLRQFIFLFWAILVGTRDSLGFIQWLRLLPSQGQLAGKKWLASLRGRWQGWQTYQQCRIEP, from the coding sequence ATGAAGAACACAGTTCTAATACCCACCTATCGCCGTCCGCAGGATCTGTCACGCTGCCTTTTGGCGCTGCAGGTGCAAACTAAACCAGTTGATCAAATAATAGTGGTTATCCGCGATACAGACAAGGAAACTTGGCAATTTCTCGCAGAATTCCCCGCCCACAACCTACCCATCCAGACACTCACCGTCACATCACCAGGGGTGGTAGCAGCGCTCAACACCGGACTAGCAGCGGTAACAGGCGACATAGTTTCCATTACCGATGACGATGCGGCGCCCCACCCAGACTGGATAGAAAAGCTGAATACTCACTTTATGGCTGATAGTTGCATTGGCGCCGTTGGCGGTCGTGATTGGGTACACCAAAATAATAAACTAGAAGATGGTTCCCAGGCGATCGTGGGAAAGTTGCAATGGTTTGGGCGCGTGATCGGAAATCATCATTTAGGAGTCGGACAAGCCCGCGAAGTTGATGTCCTCAAAGGCGTCAATATGAGTTTTCGACAAATAGCAATCAAACAAATGCACTTCGATCAAAGAATGCGAGGAACTGGCGCCCAAGTACACTTTGAAATGGCATTTACCCTAGCTCTAAAACGAGTCGGTTGGAAGATAATTTACGACCCGCAAGTAGCAGTAAATCACTATCCAGCCCAACGTTTTGATGAAGATCAGCGCCATAATTTTAATGAGATTGCCTTTATAAATTTAGTCCATAATGAAACACTAGCTCTATTAAATTATCTCTCACCTCTGCGACAATTTATATTTTTATTTTGGGCAATTTTAGTTGGTACAAGAGATAGTTTAGGTTTTATTCAATGGCTCAGACTTTTACCCAGCCAAGGTCAATTAGCAGGTAAAAAGTGGTTAGCATCTTTACGTGGACGTTGGCAAGGATGGCAAACATATCAACAATGTAGAATAGAACCTTAG
- a CDS encoding HNH endonuclease has product MTKTYISAALRRLVCERANRACEYCLMPEIAVLAPHEVDHVIAQKHGGQTDETNLALACTISNKYKGSDLTSIDPSNGEIVRLYQPRYDHWCDHFQLKDGEILPLTAIARVTVRLLQMNRPERVEERRVLLQANVLIVPDF; this is encoded by the coding sequence ATGACCAAGACATATATATCTGCGGCGCTCAGACGCTTAGTTTGCGAACGCGCTAATCGTGCTTGTGAGTATTGCTTAATGCCTGAAATTGCGGTTCTTGCGCCTCATGAAGTCGATCATGTAATTGCCCAAAAGCATGGCGGACAAACAGACGAAACTAATTTGGCACTAGCCTGTACGATTTCCAATAAGTATAAGGGCAGCGACCTGACATCTATCGATCCAAGCAATGGAGAAATTGTCAGGTTGTATCAGCCTCGTTACGATCATTGGTGCGACCATTTTCAGTTAAAAGATGGTGAAATTCTCCCGTTGACTGCGATCGCACGGGTGACGGTGCGATTGTTACAGATGAATCGTCCGGAACGTGTGGAAGAACGAAGGGTGCTGCTACAAGCAAATGTGCTAATTGTGCCCGACTTTTAA
- a CDS encoding MFS transporter, with the protein MNTLTFFRSLRNPIFARLYTAQTTSLLGDALTWVGLALLAFELAGKNAAVLLSVALTLRVTAFVLLSPLAGAIADRLDRKKIMVVTHTFRMLIVGLLPFVTQIWQVYILIFALNVFNAFFTPTYQATIPLVTGENDYPQAIALSAATYQLLGVLGPGIAGSVAAFIGARQVFFLDALSFAIAAVLIFTLPGQLVVAQSQQPSRTTRRTWGDIKDGTTRLLTDAPIRYALAMQLVASIAGAQILVNTVGYVQGTLKFGEVQYGWVMAAFGIGATLCAVIVGTFNRSLPRTTFVLIGATLITLALLPANYANLTPLMLLWVVAGAGQSLVNLPTQTLIADRIPSGVQGRVYGAHFAWSHLWWAISYPLAGWLGSNFAEREFLYGSLVGLMLLVVVQITLSPQLHEHEHLHYPSVHEHKHIHDEHHQHDHDEGMAIGESHNHLHEHTTILYHTHPHTRDIHHRHSH; encoded by the coding sequence ATGAATACCTTGACATTTTTCCGCAGCTTGAGAAATCCAATATTTGCAAGGCTGTACACTGCTCAAACCACTAGTTTATTGGGTGATGCGCTTACTTGGGTGGGTTTAGCACTTCTGGCCTTTGAGTTAGCTGGAAAGAATGCGGCGGTTTTGCTTTCAGTAGCTTTAACTCTGCGTGTCACTGCTTTTGTGTTGCTGTCTCCCCTTGCAGGTGCGATCGCAGACCGTCTTGATCGTAAAAAAATCATGGTTGTTACCCACACATTCAGAATGTTAATTGTGGGTCTGTTGCCTTTTGTAACGCAGATTTGGCAAGTTTACATATTGATATTTGCGCTGAACGTTTTTAATGCTTTTTTCACCCCAACTTACCAAGCCACAATTCCATTAGTGACGGGTGAGAATGACTATCCACAAGCCATTGCTCTTTCGGCCGCTACTTATCAATTACTTGGTGTACTTGGCCCTGGTATTGCTGGAAGTGTCGCCGCCTTCATCGGTGCAAGACAAGTTTTCTTTTTGGATGCTCTCAGTTTTGCGATCGCGGCAGTCTTAATCTTCACTCTACCTGGTCAGCTCGTCGTTGCACAAAGTCAACAGCCTTCCAGAACAACACGCCGAACATGGGGAGACATTAAAGACGGTACAACTCGCTTGCTTACAGATGCACCTATTCGTTACGCGCTAGCAATGCAGTTAGTCGCCTCAATTGCCGGAGCGCAAATCTTAGTCAATACTGTTGGCTATGTCCAAGGTACACTTAAGTTTGGAGAAGTGCAGTACGGCTGGGTGATGGCAGCTTTTGGGATTGGTGCAACCCTGTGTGCAGTTATTGTTGGTACGTTCAATAGAAGTTTGCCGCGTACAACGTTTGTTTTGATTGGTGCAACTTTGATCACCTTGGCTTTATTGCCTGCTAACTACGCAAATTTGACACCATTGATGCTTTTATGGGTGGTGGCGGGTGCAGGGCAAAGTTTAGTGAATTTACCCACCCAGACATTAATTGCAGACCGCATCCCATCTGGTGTACAAGGGCGAGTTTATGGCGCACACTTTGCCTGGAGTCATCTTTGGTGGGCAATCTCATACCCTCTTGCCGGTTGGTTGGGAAGTAACTTTGCTGAACGTGAGTTTCTTTACGGTAGCTTAGTAGGCTTGATGCTGCTAGTGGTAGTGCAAATTACCCTTTCACCTCAACTGCATGAACACGAACATCTCCACTATCCTAGTGTGCATGAACATAAACACATCCACGATGAACACCATCAGCATGATCACGATGAGGGGATGGCTATAGGCGAATCTCACAACCATCTTCACGAACACACGACGATTCTCTATCACACTCACCCTCACACTAGGGACATTCACCATCGCCATAGTCATTGA